The Halomonas sp. THAF5a genome segment AAGGTGCTGACCACCCAGCAGCTCAGTGAGGAAGCCAACCGCACCTTCAGTGCCGTGGGTTCGCGCATTTCGCGCACCGAGGGGATGGAAGGGCATGCCCGGGCCTGCGACTGGCGCCTGACCAAGTACTTCCCCGACGAGCAGTGGGAGTTCCCCGTCCATCACCAGCCGCGTTACTGAGGTAGGTCCCATGCGCCGTTTCGCGAAATCCTTTACCCAGCAGGAGCCGATCGCCGAGGAGGCGATCGAGGCCGCGGTGGCGGTCATGCGCACCGGCCGCCTGCACCGCTACAACCTGGTCGAGGACGAGAAGGGCGAGACCGCCCTGCTGGAGCAGGAGTTTGCCGCGAGCCTGGACGTGCCCTACGTGCTGGCCTGCGCCTCCGGGGGCTATGCGCTGCAGCTGGCGCTGCGCGCCTGCGGCCTCGAGCCCGGCGCTCCGGTGCTCTGCAACGCCTTCACGCTCTCGCCGGTGCCGGGCAGCATCCGCGCCGCCGGCGGCGAGGCCGTGCTGGTGGACATCCGCGAGGACACCACCGTCGATCCCGATGACCTGGCCGCCGCGGCGAAGGAGAGCGGGGCGCGCTTCTTCCTGCTCTCCCACATGCGCGGCCATATCGGCGACATGGACGCCATCGTGGCGGTCTGCGAGGCCCACGGCATCACCCTGATCGAGGACTGCGCCCATACCATGGGGGCCAGCTACGACGGCCGGCCCAGCGGTACCTTCGGCAAGGTCGGCTGCTTCAGCACCCAGACCTACAAGCACATCAACTCCGGCGAGGGTGGTTTCCTGAGCACCGACGATCCCGAGGTGATGCGCCGCGCGGTGATCATGTCGGGCTCCTACATGCTCTACGACCGTCATCTGGCGGCCCCGTCGGCCGAGACCTTCGCCGAGACCCGACTGGTGACACCCAACATGAGCGGGCGGATGGACAACCTGCGCGCGGCGATCCTGCGCCCGCAGCTGGCCGAGCTCGGCGCGCGCCAGCGGCGCTGGAACGTGCTCTACCGCCGCCTCGAGGCCGCCCTGGCCGAGATGGCCGAGGTCGAGACGATTTCACGGCCCGCCCGGGAGGACTTCGTCGGCAGCTCGATCCAGTTCAGGCTGCCGTCGCTCTCCCACGACACGATCGCCCGGTTCATCGCCGGCTGCGAGGCGCGGGGTATCCCGCTCAAGTGGTACGGCAAGCCGCAGCCCGAGGACTACACCAGCCGCTACGACAGCTGGGGTTATCTCGCCGAGACGCGGCCGCTGCCCAATGCCGACCGCGTGCTGGCCACGCTGTGCGACCTGAGGCTGCCGCTGACCTTCGACGAACACGACTGCGACGACATCGCCGAGCTGCTCGGCGATGCCCTGGCGCAGGCCACCGACACGACTACCCGCGGGTAGTGCGTACCTCGCGTACGCAGACGCAGCACCCACCCGATGAAGAATGGAGTGACAACAATGTTCAAGAAAACTCTCTTGGCTTCCGCCGTGCTCGCCACGCTGAGCACTCAGGCCGTCCAGGCCGAGACCTTCAAGGTCGGCATGGGCGATCCCATGGATTCCGACCAGGGGGCCCTGGCGCAGCGTTTCGAGGAGCTGGTCGAGTCGCTCTCCGGCGGCGAGATGCAGGTCGAGCTGTTCCCCGGCGGCCAGCTCGGCTCCGAGACCGGCATGATCCAGGACACCCGCATCGGCAAGCTCGACTTCGCCCTGGTGGGCGTGGGCAACCTGACGCCGTATGCGCCCCGCCTCGGCGCCCTGACCATGCCCTACGCGATCCGCAGCCATGCCGACGCGGTCAAGGCGACCACTGGGCCGCTGGCGGATCGCTGGAACAGCATTGCCGAAGAGGAAGCCGGCGTGCACATCGTCAGCTGGCTCTATTCCAACTTCCGCTACCTGACCAACTCCCAGCGCCCGGTGACCACTCTCGAGGACATCGAGGGCCTCAAGGTGCGGGTGCCGCAGAACGAGCTGATGCTCGCCACGTATGAGGCCTGGGGTGCCAGCCCGATCAGCATGTCCTGGCCGGAGGTCTTCACCGGCCTGCAGCAAGGCGTGATCGACGGTCAGGACAACCCCTACATCGTCAACTACACGATGAAGTTCCAGGAAGTGCAGGACTACCTCACCGAGATCCACTACCAGTACTCCCTGCAGCCCATCGTGATGGGCGTGCGGACCTACGAGAAGCTTTCCGACGAGGAGCGCGCGATCATCGATCGGGCCGGCCTCGAGGCGCAGCTCTACGCCCTGCAGTTCCAGCTGACCGAGGCCTCCAAGGCCCGTGCCGGCATGGAGGCCGAAGGGGTCGAGGTCTCGACCCTCGAGGACGAGGACGAGTGGGTGCGCATCGCCAAGGAACAGGTCTGGCCGGAGTTCTATGACGAGATCGGCGGTCAGGAAGCCTTCGAGGAGATGCAGAAGGCCCTCGGCCACTGAGTGAGGTCGGGCCGGGCGACGCCGCGTCGCCCGGCCCGTCGCGCTTCTCGCACTCCCACCGGGGAAGGAGGCTTTCGTGTTAGACAAGCTCAATCATATCGAGGATTACGCCTGCCGCTTCCTGCTCGGGGTGTTCGTCGTGCTGCTGTTCGTGCAGGTGGTCATGCGCGTGACACTGGGCATCGGCATGGCCTGGATCGAGGAACTGGCGCGCTACGCGTTCATCTGGTTCGTCTTCCTGGGGGCGGCCCATGCGGCCCATCTGGGTGCTCACAACCGGCTGCAGACCCACATCAAGATGATGCCCCGGCGCGTCGCAAAC includes the following:
- a CDS encoding DegT/DnrJ/EryC1/StrS aminotransferase family protein — its product is MRRFAKSFTQQEPIAEEAIEAAVAVMRTGRLHRYNLVEDEKGETALLEQEFAASLDVPYVLACASGGYALQLALRACGLEPGAPVLCNAFTLSPVPGSIRAAGGEAVLVDIREDTTVDPDDLAAAAKESGARFFLLSHMRGHIGDMDAIVAVCEAHGITLIEDCAHTMGASYDGRPSGTFGKVGCFSTQTYKHINSGEGGFLSTDDPEVMRRAVIMSGSYMLYDRHLAAPSAETFAETRLVTPNMSGRMDNLRAAILRPQLAELGARQRRWNVLYRRLEAALAEMAEVETISRPAREDFVGSSIQFRLPSLSHDTIARFIAGCEARGIPLKWYGKPQPEDYTSRYDSWGYLAETRPLPNADRVLATLCDLRLPLTFDEHDCDDIAELLGDALAQATDTTTRG
- a CDS encoding TRAP transporter substrate-binding protein translates to MFKKTLLASAVLATLSTQAVQAETFKVGMGDPMDSDQGALAQRFEELVESLSGGEMQVELFPGGQLGSETGMIQDTRIGKLDFALVGVGNLTPYAPRLGALTMPYAIRSHADAVKATTGPLADRWNSIAEEEAGVHIVSWLYSNFRYLTNSQRPVTTLEDIEGLKVRVPQNELMLATYEAWGASPISMSWPEVFTGLQQGVIDGQDNPYIVNYTMKFQEVQDYLTEIHYQYSLQPIVMGVRTYEKLSDEERAIIDRAGLEAQLYALQFQLTEASKARAGMEAEGVEVSTLEDEDEWVRIAKEQVWPEFYDEIGGQEAFEEMQKALGH